A genomic region of Pseudomonas abietaniphila contains the following coding sequences:
- a CDS encoding crotonase/enoyl-CoA hydratase family protein yields MSDLVAYQLDDGVATLTLSNGKVNAISNEVIAAFNAALDQAEKDRAVVIITSGPGILSGGYDLKIMTSSPQAAMDLVAAGSTLARRMLSHPFPIVVACTGHAVAKGAFLLLSADYRIGVEGPFSIGLNEVQIGMTMHNAGIELARDRLNTSAFGRSVINGEMFDPKGALQAGFLDKVVAPEELTDAARTVALQLKKINMKAHKQTKLKVRKHFLETLDKAIELDRQHQF; encoded by the coding sequence ATGAGTGATTTGGTCGCGTATCAGCTGGACGACGGCGTCGCAACGCTGACCCTGAGCAACGGCAAGGTCAATGCCATCAGCAACGAGGTGATCGCTGCTTTCAACGCGGCGCTGGACCAGGCAGAAAAGGATCGCGCGGTCGTGATCATCACCAGTGGCCCGGGCATCCTGTCCGGCGGCTACGACCTGAAAATCATGACGTCAAGCCCGCAGGCGGCCATGGATCTGGTGGCCGCCGGTTCGACCCTGGCGCGTCGCATGCTCTCGCACCCCTTCCCCATCGTGGTGGCCTGCACCGGCCATGCCGTGGCAAAAGGCGCCTTCCTGCTGCTGTCAGCCGATTACCGCATCGGCGTCGAAGGCCCGTTCAGCATTGGCCTGAACGAAGTGCAGATCGGCATGACCATGCACAACGCCGGGATCGAACTGGCCCGAGATCGCCTGAACACGAGTGCCTTCGGCCGCTCGGTAATCAACGGCGAGATGTTCGACCCCAAAGGCGCACTACAAGCAGGTTTCCTCGACAAGGTCGTCGCACCCGAAGAACTCACCGACGCCGCCCGTACCGTGGCCTTGCAGTTGAAAAAGATCAACATGAAGGCCCACAAGCAGACCAAGCTCAAAGTGCGCAAGCACTTCCTCGAGACGCTGGACAAGGCCATCGAGCTGGATCGACAGCATCAGTTTTGA
- a CDS encoding DUF4124 domain-containing protein, producing MKLFAGTLALLALGVCDVATAEVFKCMTHDGRVSFASTPCPTYVGDALPLRPAPSRLSSDWEEPDFPHRVNKNATEILQVSRRRKIIITNEKEISDHMQAIRPPPPGVPSTCVAPVYDSACFDPSGGKVRQPVKGNLFHSGAN from the coding sequence ATGAAACTGTTTGCAGGCACACTCGCCCTGCTCGCGCTGGGCGTGTGTGACGTCGCTACTGCGGAAGTGTTCAAGTGCATGACGCACGATGGCAGGGTCAGCTTTGCTTCAACGCCCTGCCCTACCTACGTGGGCGATGCCTTACCGCTGCGCCCTGCTCCCTCGCGTCTCTCCAGTGACTGGGAGGAACCTGACTTCCCGCATCGGGTAAACAAGAACGCCACTGAAATCCTGCAAGTAAGCCGCCGCAGGAAGATCATCATCACCAACGAAAAAGAAATCTCCGACCACATGCAGGCCATTCGGCCACCGCCTCCTGGTGTGCCGTCGACGTGTGTGGCGCCGGTGTACGACAGCGCGTGTTTCGACCCGTCCGGCGGCAAGGTTCGGCAACCGGTAAAGGGCAATCTGTTCCACTCGGGCGCTAACTAA
- a CDS encoding LysR family transcriptional regulator — protein sequence MENFSSIECFVRSAEVGSFAEAARRLSLTPAAVGKSVAKLEGRLGVRLFQRSTRRLTLTEAGQRFLEEVRASFNTIQNAVANLASAEGSPAGTLKVSVGTIFGCLYVVPLLGEFLRRYPAITPDWHFDNRQVDLIGQGFDAAIGGGFDLPQGVVARKLAPAHRVLVASAQWLSTHPRLEHPDDLSECEGILIRSPQTGRIRAWPLTHRSQEQSPLRLKARMTMSDSEAACRAATQGLGVALVSMPFALPYLRSGALQRVLPDWYVEDGTISIYYSEHKMLPGKTRAFVDFIIEQFAEQQLARHFSAV from the coding sequence ATGGAAAACTTCAGCAGCATTGAGTGTTTCGTGCGCAGCGCGGAGGTCGGCAGCTTCGCTGAAGCGGCCCGGCGTCTGAGCCTGACCCCGGCGGCGGTGGGCAAAAGCGTCGCGAAGCTTGAAGGGCGGCTCGGCGTGCGGCTGTTCCAGCGTAGTACGCGTCGGCTGACGCTGACGGAAGCCGGGCAACGATTTCTTGAAGAGGTCCGCGCAAGCTTCAATACCATCCAGAATGCCGTCGCCAATCTGGCGAGCGCCGAAGGCAGTCCGGCCGGCACGCTGAAGGTCAGCGTGGGAACGATATTCGGCTGTCTATACGTGGTGCCGTTGCTGGGCGAGTTTTTGCGTCGTTATCCGGCGATCACGCCTGACTGGCATTTCGATAACCGGCAGGTGGACTTGATCGGGCAGGGCTTTGACGCCGCGATTGGCGGCGGTTTCGATCTGCCGCAAGGTGTCGTTGCCCGCAAGCTGGCGCCGGCCCATCGCGTCTTGGTGGCGTCTGCGCAGTGGCTGTCGACGCATCCGCGGCTCGAGCATCCTGACGATTTGAGTGAGTGCGAAGGCATCCTGATTCGTTCGCCGCAGACGGGCAGAATCCGTGCCTGGCCGCTCACTCACCGCAGCCAGGAACAAAGCCCGTTGCGCTTGAAGGCGCGCATGACCATGAGCGATTCCGAAGCGGCGTGCCGGGCGGCGACCCAAGGCTTGGGTGTCGCGCTGGTGAGCATGCCGTTTGCCCTGCCTTATTTACGCAGCGGCGCGTTGCAGCGGGTGTTGCCGGATTGGTATGTCGAGGATGGCACCATCTCGATCTATTACAGTGAACACAAAATGCTGCCTGGGAAGACCCGGGCGTTTGTCGATTTCATCATCGAGCAGTTTGCCGAACAGCAGCTGGCCAGACATTTCAGTGCCGTGTGA
- a CDS encoding lipid-A-disaccharide synthase N-terminal domain-containing protein, giving the protein MGRESLWLAVGFVGQLAFTGRFVLQWLYSEYKKRSMIPVGFWYLSIIGSALLLAYAIYRADPVFIVGQSFGFIVYLRNLQLIAKHGDQQSPEPDKGN; this is encoded by the coding sequence ATGGGCAGAGAATCGTTATGGCTGGCCGTCGGTTTCGTCGGCCAGCTGGCGTTCACCGGGCGGTTTGTCCTGCAATGGCTGTACAGCGAATACAAGAAACGCAGCATGATCCCGGTCGGGTTCTGGTACTTGAGCATCATCGGCAGTGCCTTGCTGCTGGCGTACGCGATTTACCGTGCAGACCCGGTGTTCATCGTCGGGCAGTCCTTCGGGTTCATCGTCTACCTGCGCAATCTGCAACTGATTGCCAAACATGGCGACCAGCAATCTCCCGAACCGGACAAGGGAAACTGA
- a CDS encoding YybH family protein, whose product MTSTAHRKEHVQQAADALIAAFASNDTDAYFAAFSEDATFLFYTLPTPLLSRAAYREVWNGWQADGFAVIDCRSSNVTISLQGDVAVFFHDVATHVRFGTEESHFHERETIVFRHDGTRWLACHEHLSTQPD is encoded by the coding sequence ATGACCTCCACCGCGCACCGCAAAGAACACGTTCAGCAAGCCGCCGATGCGCTGATCGCTGCATTCGCCAGCAACGACACCGACGCCTACTTCGCCGCCTTCAGCGAAGACGCCACCTTCCTGTTCTATACGCTCCCCACTCCGCTGCTCTCCCGCGCTGCCTACCGAGAGGTGTGGAACGGCTGGCAAGCCGATGGATTTGCAGTGATCGACTGCCGGTCGAGCAATGTCACGATCAGCCTGCAGGGCGACGTGGCGGTGTTCTTCCATGACGTCGCCACCCATGTTCGGTTCGGCACCGAAGAGAGCCACTTCCACGAGCGGGAAACCATTGTCTTCCGCCATGACGGCACTCGATGGCTGGCTTGTCACGAGCACTTGTCGACGCAACCGGATTAA
- a CDS encoding methyl-accepting chemotaxis protein, whose product MGLTVQEIARNAGAAADVSRNTHQEAVSAKKVVGESIGHIQSMSDGVGTAAGAVENLATQISTIDQVLSVIRSISEQTNLLALNAAIEAARAGEMGRGFAVVADEVRTLAGRTQSATSEIQQMMGELKSGADQAVTSMRAGQAATGTGVEASRRTGNSLDAIAGHVEELTDRNHQVAAATEEQSTVTEEINRNVQGIADLAQSTASDVKACREDCQRLSEKAEHLAAQMARFRL is encoded by the coding sequence ATGGGCCTGACCGTGCAGGAAATTGCCCGTAACGCGGGCGCCGCTGCCGACGTGTCGCGTAATACCCATCAGGAAGCGGTGTCGGCGAAGAAGGTGGTCGGCGAGTCCATCGGTCACATCCAGAGCATGTCCGACGGCGTCGGCACCGCAGCCGGTGCCGTGGAAAACCTGGCGACGCAGATCTCCACCATCGATCAGGTGCTCAGCGTGATTCGCAGCATCTCCGAGCAAACCAACCTGCTGGCGCTCAACGCAGCCATTGAAGCTGCGCGCGCGGGCGAGATGGGCCGCGGGTTCGCCGTGGTCGCCGATGAAGTGCGCACCCTTGCGGGCCGCACACAGAGCGCAACGTCGGAAATCCAGCAGATGATGGGGGAATTGAAGAGTGGCGCCGACCAAGCTGTCACCTCCATGCGCGCCGGGCAAGCGGCGACAGGCACCGGCGTGGAAGCCAGTCGCCGGACGGGCAACTCGCTGGATGCGATTGCCGGGCACGTCGAAGAGCTGACCGACCGCAACCACCAGGTCGCCGCCGCCACAGAAGAACAAAGCACCGTGACCGAAGAGATCAACCGTAACGTGCAAGGCATCGCCGACCTCGCGCAGTCCACCGCCAGCGATGTCAAAGCCTGCCGCGAAGACTGCCAGCGGTTGTCGGAAAAGGCCGAACATCTGGCGGCTCAGATGGCGCGGTTCAGGTTGTAA
- a CDS encoding 3-oxoacyl-ACP reductase family protein, which yields MTHPTNLIGKIVLVQGGSRGIGAAIVKRLAEQGAAVAFTFVSSEDKARALQDHITSAGGKALAIKADSANEQDIRGAVAKTVEAFEGLDILVNNAGVLAVAPLDEFTLEDFDRTLAINVRSVFIASQEAARHMKEGGRIINIGSTNADRMPFAGGGVYAMSKSALVGLTKGLARDLGPRGITVNNVQPGPVDTDMNPADSDFAESLMSLMAVPRYGKAEEIAAMVAYLAGPEAGYVTGASLTIDGGFGA from the coding sequence ATGACTCACCCAACCAACCTCATCGGCAAAATCGTACTGGTCCAAGGCGGATCTCGCGGTATCGGCGCCGCCATCGTCAAACGTCTGGCCGAGCAAGGCGCCGCAGTGGCCTTCACCTTCGTCAGCTCCGAAGACAAGGCGCGCGCCCTGCAGGATCACATCACCTCTGCTGGCGGCAAAGCCCTGGCGATCAAGGCCGACAGCGCGAATGAGCAAGACATTCGCGGCGCCGTGGCCAAAACCGTGGAAGCCTTCGAAGGCCTCGACATACTGGTCAACAACGCAGGCGTATTGGCGGTCGCGCCGCTGGACGAGTTCACACTGGAAGATTTCGACCGGACTCTGGCCATCAACGTGCGCAGCGTCTTCATCGCCAGCCAGGAAGCGGCCCGCCATATGAAAGAAGGCGGTCGCATCATCAACATCGGCAGCACCAATGCTGACCGCATGCCCTTCGCCGGCGGCGGCGTCTATGCCATGAGCAAATCGGCACTGGTCGGCCTGACCAAAGGCCTGGCACGGGACCTCGGCCCTCGCGGCATCACCGTCAACAACGTACAACCCGGCCCGGTGGACACCGACATGAACCCGGCAGACAGTGATTTCGCCGAATCGCTGATGAGCCTGATGGCCGTCCCTCGCTACGGTAAAGCCGAAGAAATCGCTGCAATGGTTGCCTACCTCGCAGGCCCCGAAGCGGGCTACGTCACCGGTGCCAGCCTGACCATCGACGGCGGCTTCGGCGCCTGA
- a CDS encoding NAD-dependent epimerase/dehydratase family protein — MDVSVPGNRKKILITGAAGFIGFHTARRLCRDGHDVVGIDNLNGYYSVELKQARLALLKALPNFEFRLLDLGDKPAMLALFAEQRFDHVVHLAAQAGVRYSIDSPDTYAQSNLVGFLNVLEACRAHVPTHLIYASSSSVYGLNDHLPYATTDSVERPMSFYAATKRANELMAHSYAHLYGIPTTGLRFFTVYGPWGRPDMALFKFTDAILKRRTLDIYNDGAMSRDFTYIDDIVEGLVRLIPLPPTCEDGAPNKVYNIGFGSPVKLLDFVECLEDTLGIRAIKHFMPLQPGDVLNTWADTRELEARTGFRPQVTVSTGVPSFVDWYCSYYRV, encoded by the coding sequence ATGGATGTGAGCGTTCCGGGTAACCGTAAGAAAATCCTCATCACCGGGGCTGCGGGGTTTATCGGTTTTCATACCGCCAGACGGCTGTGCAGGGACGGCCACGACGTGGTCGGCATCGATAACCTCAACGGTTACTACAGCGTCGAACTCAAGCAAGCTCGACTGGCCCTGCTCAAGGCGCTGCCCAATTTCGAGTTCAGGCTGCTCGATCTGGGCGACAAGCCCGCGATGCTGGCGTTGTTTGCCGAACAGCGCTTCGACCACGTCGTTCACCTCGCCGCTCAGGCCGGCGTGCGCTATTCCATCGACAGCCCGGACACCTACGCGCAAAGCAACCTGGTGGGTTTTCTCAATGTGCTGGAAGCTTGCCGCGCCCATGTGCCGACGCATCTGATCTATGCCTCAAGCAGCTCGGTGTACGGGTTGAACGATCATCTGCCGTATGCAACGACGGACTCGGTCGAGCGGCCGATGTCGTTCTATGCCGCCACCAAACGCGCCAACGAGCTCATGGCCCATTCGTACGCTCACCTCTATGGCATTCCCACGACCGGCCTTCGTTTTTTTACCGTGTATGGCCCGTGGGGCCGACCGGACATGGCGCTGTTCAAATTCACGGACGCCATTCTTAAACGACGCACCCTCGACATCTATAACGATGGCGCCATGTCTCGCGACTTCACTTATATCGACGACATCGTCGAGGGCCTCGTGCGCCTGATCCCGCTGCCGCCGACCTGCGAAGACGGCGCGCCGAACAAGGTCTACAACATCGGATTTGGCTCCCCCGTGAAGCTGCTGGACTTCGTCGAGTGCCTCGAAGACACCCTTGGCATCCGCGCCATCAAGCATTTCATGCCACTGCAGCCGGGCGACGTCCTGAACACCTGGGCCGACACCCGTGAGCTCGAAGCGCGAACGGGTTTCCGGCCTCAGGTCACGGTGTCGACCGGTGTGCCGTCCTTCGTGGACTGGTACTGCAGCTACTACCGCGTTTAA
- a CDS encoding purine-cytosine permease family protein, with protein sequence MSQSTTRIETFGVEQIPDDQRDASPIDLFRLTFGGANTFATAVLGSFPVLFGLSFQAGVWSIILGIVLGSVILAPMGLFGALNGTNNAVSSGAHFGVHGRIVGSFLSLLTAVAFFSLSVWSSGDALIGGAKRMAGLPENDLTLAVAYGVFAVLVLVVCIYGFRFMLWVNKIAVFASSLLFLLGIVAFSGSFDAGFAGTVNQGSEGFWAAFIGAALLAMSNPVSFGAFLGDWSRYIPRHTPKKRIMASVFLAQICTLIPFLFGLCTATIVATQAPQYITDNNYVGGLLAVSPSWFFLPVCLIAIIGGMSTGTTSLYGTGLDMSSMFPRLLNRAQATILIGIAAIAFIFVGRFAFNLVQSVSTFAVLIVTCTSPWIVIMVLGLIIRRGFYHPADLQVFTRGQSGGHYWFEKGWNWRGLGAWIPSAAVGLCFVNLPGQFVGPLGNLAGGIDISLPITLGLAALLYITLLRTFPEPVGVYGDHQPHPLLGDNAHRNVKKPMAIG encoded by the coding sequence ATGTCTCAATCCACTACCCGTATCGAAACATTTGGGGTCGAACAGATTCCAGACGATCAACGCGATGCGTCCCCCATCGACCTGTTTCGCCTGACCTTCGGCGGGGCCAACACCTTTGCTACTGCCGTGCTCGGCAGCTTCCCGGTGCTGTTCGGCCTGTCGTTCCAGGCGGGCGTCTGGTCGATCATTCTGGGCATCGTGCTGGGCTCCGTCATCCTTGCGCCGATGGGGCTGTTCGGCGCACTCAACGGCACCAATAACGCGGTGTCTTCAGGGGCGCATTTCGGCGTGCATGGCCGGATCGTCGGCTCGTTTCTGTCGTTGCTGACCGCAGTGGCGTTTTTCTCGCTGTCCGTATGGAGTTCGGGCGATGCGTTGATCGGCGGTGCCAAGCGCATGGCCGGGCTGCCGGAGAACGACCTGACGCTGGCCGTCGCTTACGGTGTGTTCGCGGTGCTGGTACTGGTGGTGTGCATCTATGGCTTTCGCTTCATGTTGTGGGTCAACAAGATTGCGGTATTCGCCTCCAGCCTGCTGTTCCTGCTCGGCATCGTCGCCTTCAGCGGCAGCTTCGACGCGGGCTTTGCAGGCACCGTCAATCAAGGCAGCGAGGGCTTCTGGGCAGCGTTCATCGGCGCGGCCCTGCTGGCCATGAGTAACCCGGTTTCGTTCGGTGCTTTCCTCGGTGACTGGTCGCGCTACATCCCGCGCCACACGCCCAAAAAACGCATCATGGCCTCCGTGTTCCTGGCGCAGATCTGCACCCTGATCCCGTTCCTGTTCGGCCTTTGCACCGCCACCATTGTCGCCACTCAAGCACCGCAGTACATCACCGACAACAACTACGTCGGCGGCCTGCTGGCCGTGTCGCCGAGCTGGTTCTTCTTGCCGGTGTGCCTGATCGCAATCATCGGCGGCATGTCCACCGGCACCACCTCGCTCTATGGCACGGGTCTGGATATGTCGAGCATGTTCCCGCGTCTGCTCAATCGCGCCCAGGCGACGATTCTGATCGGCATCGCCGCCATCGCCTTCATCTTCGTCGGCCGTTTCGCCTTCAATCTGGTGCAAAGCGTGTCGACTTTCGCGGTGTTGATCGTCACCTGCACCTCGCCCTGGATCGTGATCATGGTGCTGGGCCTGATCATTCGTCGTGGTTTCTACCATCCGGCCGATTTGCAGGTGTTCACGCGCGGTCAGAGCGGCGGTCACTACTGGTTCGAAAAGGGCTGGAACTGGCGCGGTCTGGGCGCGTGGATCCCGAGCGCCGCCGTGGGGCTGTGCTTCGTCAACCTGCCAGGGCAATTCGTCGGTCCGCTGGGCAACCTCGCAGGCGGTATCGACATCAGCCTGCCGATCACCCTGGGGCTGGCGGCATTGCTTTACATCACGCTGCTGCGCACGTTCCCGGAGCCAGTGGGCGTCTACGGCGACCACCAGCCGCATCCGCTGCTGGGTGACAATGCTCACCGCAACGTGAAAAAGCCGATGGCCATCGGTTGA
- a CDS encoding lysophospholipid acyltransferase family protein, with protein sequence MLFVLRMLLMGLHFIVAGVLGLLLGICRPFNPDNSRLCARLYALPAMWILRLRLKADMGAQFDRTRPCVIVCNHQSNYDLFILGNIVPPRTVCIGKKSLKWVPFFGQLFWLAGNVLIDRGNPLRARLSIRQTTETLQHKDTSIWVFPEGTRNKGKGLLPFKRGAFQMAIDAGVPIVPVCVSTYVRDMQLNAWDSGRVMIRALPALSTTGLTSDDIPRLIELCHSQMQAGIEQMDAQLRAPSNAAQTVAEQLAQNPRTR encoded by the coding sequence ATGCTGTTTGTTCTGCGTATGTTGCTGATGGGTCTGCACTTCATCGTTGCTGGGGTGTTGGGTTTGTTGTTGGGCATCTGCCGTCCGTTCAACCCCGACAACAGCCGTCTGTGCGCCCGCCTGTATGCGTTGCCGGCGATGTGGATTCTGCGTCTGCGCCTCAAAGCCGACATGGGCGCGCAGTTCGACCGCACTCGCCCCTGCGTGATTGTCTGCAACCACCAATCCAACTACGACCTGTTCATTCTCGGCAACATTGTCCCGCCGCGGACCGTCTGCATCGGTAAGAAGAGCCTGAAGTGGGTCCCTTTTTTCGGTCAGTTGTTCTGGCTCGCGGGCAATGTGCTGATTGACCGTGGCAACCCTCTGCGGGCGCGCCTGTCCATTCGCCAGACCACTGAAACCCTGCAGCACAAGGACACCTCGATCTGGGTCTTCCCGGAAGGCACGCGCAACAAAGGCAAGGGGCTTCTACCCTTCAAACGCGGCGCCTTTCAGATGGCCATCGACGCGGGCGTGCCCATTGTCCCGGTGTGCGTCAGCACCTACGTGCGCGACATGCAATTGAACGCCTGGGACAGCGGCCGCGTGATGATTCGCGCCCTTCCGGCCCTCTCCACGACCGGCCTGACCAGCGATGACATTCCGCGATTGATCGAGCTGTGCCACAGCCAGATGCAGGCCGGTATCGAGCAGATGGACGCGCAGCTTCGCGCGCCGTCCAACGCCGCCCAAACCGTTGCTGAACAGCTTGCACAAAACCCGCGAACTCGCTGA
- a CDS encoding helix-turn-helix domain-containing protein: MNGIGKRLKQERKRLKLTQSALGAIGGVEANAQGHYESGQRLPRADYLFRIAAAGVDISRVVTGIDSHNRMEVPVLPNLPAGHNGFGDDEHDSTESVVKIIGQLRQSLWVTANALCEVTRLVDSREVQKNGDHVEDHLRVLQGDADMFVALALARVQKANHETH, encoded by the coding sequence ATGAACGGTATTGGCAAACGCCTGAAACAGGAAAGGAAACGCTTGAAGCTGACGCAAAGTGCCCTGGGCGCCATCGGGGGTGTAGAAGCCAACGCTCAAGGTCATTACGAAAGCGGACAGCGTCTGCCCAGAGCCGACTATCTCTTCCGTATCGCCGCGGCAGGCGTCGACATCAGTCGCGTGGTGACTGGCATCGATTCGCACAATCGAATGGAGGTGCCGGTTTTGCCCAACTTGCCAGCGGGGCATAACGGGTTCGGTGACGATGAACACGACAGCACGGAAAGTGTGGTGAAAATCATTGGGCAGCTCCGTCAAAGCCTGTGGGTCACCGCCAATGCGTTGTGCGAAGTCACCCGGTTGGTCGACTCCAGAGAGGTGCAGAAAAACGGCGATCATGTCGAGGACCATTTACGGGTTCTGCAGGGAGATGCTGACATGTTCGTTGCGCTGGCGTTGGCCAGAGTGCAGAAAGCGAATCACGAAACGCATTGA
- a CDS encoding glycosyltransferase family 2 protein: MSETPYVSVLIPAKNEAGNLIPLLEEVRAALANETFEVIVVDDGSTDATAAELRSLQASGYPQLRVLSHARSLGQSTSIHHAAEAARGHWLATLDGDGQNDPADLPKMLDLVRGSEGKPGGVKLVAGHRVNRQDTASKRWASRFANRLRSNLLKDQTPDTGCGIKLIEREAFLRLPYFDHMHRFIPALIRRHNGRMLVQPVNHRERGSGVSNYGNLDRALVGILDLFGVWWLIRRTRLDVTAQETEV; the protein is encoded by the coding sequence ATGTCCGAAACTCCTTATGTATCGGTGCTCATTCCGGCAAAAAATGAAGCCGGCAACCTCATTCCGTTGCTGGAAGAAGTCCGCGCCGCGCTGGCCAACGAGACCTTTGAAGTCATCGTGGTGGACGACGGCAGCACCGACGCCACCGCTGCCGAATTACGAAGCTTGCAGGCCAGTGGATACCCTCAGTTACGGGTGCTGAGTCATGCGCGTTCGCTGGGCCAAAGCACCTCGATTCACCACGCTGCCGAGGCGGCGCGCGGGCACTGGCTGGCGACGCTGGACGGTGATGGTCAGAACGACCCTGCCGACCTGCCAAAGATGCTGGATCTGGTCCGGGGATCGGAAGGTAAACCCGGGGGCGTGAAGCTGGTGGCGGGCCATCGGGTCAACCGTCAGGACACTGCGAGCAAACGCTGGGCGTCGCGCTTCGCCAACAGGCTGCGCAGCAACCTGCTTAAAGACCAGACGCCCGACACTGGCTGCGGCATCAAGCTGATCGAGCGCGAAGCGTTTCTGCGCTTGCCGTACTTCGATCACATGCACCGTTTCATCCCTGCGCTGATCCGTCGTCACAACGGCCGAATGCTGGTGCAACCGGTCAATCACCGCGAGCGCGGATCGGGGGTGTCGAATTACGGCAACCTGGACCGGGCCCTTGTGGGCATCCTCGATCTGTTCGGCGTGTGGTGGCTGATAAGGCGCACCCGTCTGGACGTCACCGCACAAGAAACCGAGGTCTGA
- a CDS encoding DUF6388 family protein — protein sequence MNKEEWIEAALPNYIVTNPALQEEISGLSQKDQQDQIRWAFEDEAEALNIETWELALNFSDKPDEEVKALRIAVHKEAAEALDMDWEEYCALNAVEV from the coding sequence ATGAATAAAGAAGAATGGATCGAAGCTGCCCTGCCGAATTACATCGTGACCAACCCGGCTCTGCAGGAAGAGATATCAGGCCTTAGCCAGAAAGATCAACAAGACCAGATCCGCTGGGCCTTCGAGGACGAAGCCGAAGCCTTGAACATTGAAACCTGGGAGTTGGCCCTGAACTTCAGCGACAAACCAGACGAAGAAGTGAAGGCACTGCGGATCGCTGTCCATAAGGAAGCCGCTGAGGCTCTGGACATGGATTGGGAAGAATACTGCGCCCTGAACGCTGTCGAGGTATAA
- a CDS encoding cysteine hydrolase family protein: protein MDIHRKAALVIIDMQQGINHPKLGRRNNPDAERQMLSLLEAWRRTDRTVIHVRHFSREPDSVFWPKQSGVEFQPAFLPRDGEGELHKQVPDAFCHSALEGWLRADGINQVVIVGVVTHNSVESTARTGGNLGFEVIVPHDACYTFDGADFFGHPRTAEEIHGMSLANLHGEYAQVVATETILSDLN from the coding sequence ATGGATATCCACCGTAAGGCTGCGCTGGTCATCATCGACATGCAGCAAGGCATCAACCACCCCAAGCTGGGACGCCGCAACAACCCTGATGCGGAGCGGCAGATGCTGTCGCTGCTTGAGGCGTGGCGCCGAACCGACCGGACGGTGATTCACGTCCGGCATTTTTCCCGCGAACCGGATTCGGTGTTCTGGCCCAAGCAGTCGGGGGTCGAATTCCAGCCTGCGTTTCTGCCGAGGGACGGGGAAGGGGAGCTGCACAAACAGGTGCCGGATGCGTTCTGTCATTCGGCACTGGAAGGCTGGTTGCGCGCGGACGGGATCAATCAGGTGGTGATCGTTGGTGTGGTGACCCACAATTCCGTGGAGTCCACGGCGCGCACCGGCGGCAATCTGGGGTTTGAGGTGATCGTGCCCCACGACGCCTGCTACACCTTTGACGGTGCGGATTTTTTTGGTCATCCGCGTACCGCCGAAGAGATCCACGGGATGTCGCTGGCGAACCTGCACGGCGAATACGCGCAGGTGGTGGCGACTGAGACCATTTTGTCGGACCTGAATTAA